GGAGCACCGAGAGATGGAGATCCCGGAGTTCTTCCCTGGTGTACCCCAACAGCCGGCACATCTTCCCGTTGACCTCCAGGATATTACCCTCCAGGTCGTGGACAAGGGCTCCGTCGCCGGACTGCTCGAAGAGATTGCGGTATCGGGCTTCGCTGGCGGCCATCCGCTCCCGCATCCGGTACTCCTCGGTAACATCCCGGAAGACCAGGATCACCCCGGCGACACCGCCTCGGGGTTCGCGGATAGGCGCCGCGGAATCGGCGATCTGGTACTCCCTGCCGTCACGGGCGATGAGGATGGTATGGTTGGCAAGCCCCACCACATTGCCCTCCTCAAGTACCCTGGGCACGGGATTGTCGGCGGGCTCGAGGGTGGCGGCGCTGACGATCCGGAAGATCTCGCCGAAGGGCCTGCCGGATGCCTCGGCTTCGGGCCAGCCGGTGAGCTCCTCGGCAACGGGGTTCATGCGGGTCACCAGTCCGTCCGCATCGGTGGCGATCATGCCGTCGCCCATGGAGTCGAGGGTGGTGCTCAGGTGTCTGCGCTCCCGCTCGGTCTCCATTCTGGCGTCAAAGAGCTTGAAGGCCATCTTGATGGAGGCGTCCAGCACGGTGATCCCGGAGTTTTTCACCACATAGCCGTAGGAGAGGATGTCCTCGGTGCGCTCCACAATCTCGGGTTCCGTATGGGCCGAAAGGAAGAGAACGGGCAGATCGCGGATCCTGCGGATCCTGCGGGCCGTCTCGGTGCCGTCCATGCTGTTCTCCAGATTGATATCCAGCAGAACAATGGAGATATCCTCCCGCTTCCGCACCATCTCCAGGGCTTCCTCTCCGGAGACGACAGGCACCACGTGATAGCCGTACCGCTCGAGCTGCCGGGTCTCGTACATGGCGATCACCGCTTCGTCTTCCACCAGAAGAACCGTGATCCCGTCCGTACGCTCCATCCTCGTTCTCCCCTCTTCATCTCATTTCTGCAAATTCGCCGGTATCCGGGCGGCTGAGGCGCGCCATGACAGACCGTTCGACACGATAGCCCCCATGCACACATTGTCCAATCCAACCGCAGGCCGCAAATAGTTGATTGTATGGTACCACAGACATCCGCGGGGACCCGCGGAAGATCCCTTCCGTCACAGGTCAAAAGACGGCGAAAGCAGGAACATGGAGGGCTCGCCCCTCATTGGGTGCAGAGATTGCGAAATCGCCGTGGAAAAAAGCCATTTTTTACGATACGCTAGCGTTGTTTCCTGCCACATTGGCTACTTCCACGGGATACATGGTTGTGGTTGTGTACAGGCCGGCCTATCGCCATGCTTCAGAGTAATGCGGCAATCCTGTGCCCACCCGTCTTCCTACGCCTGCCAACGGAGGAGTCCCTATGCGAAATCCCGTCCGGCGCTTATCAGTCAAAACACAGATGCTGCTCGCCATCGCCGCCATCATCACGGTGGTCTTCGCCACCATCTTTCTCGCCGGCGGACTCTATGTCAGGCAGACGGCCAGGGAAAACGCCATGGACAGCGCGGAGCTGAGCGCTGTCCGTGAAGCCGCAAAGATCGAACAGGAGGTCCACGCCGCCTTCGCGGTGGCCCGGACACTGGCGCACACCATGGAAAGTGTGGTGCGCGGCCCCGGGCTGGGAACCCGGCGCCCCCTCCGGGAACGATCCCCACGCCCCGGTACGGCGCACCACGGTAACGGCATCATCTGGAGAGCGGCTGCTGCAGGTTCGGGTTCCCCTTGAGCTGGGAAGATCCGGCATGCGTTGGTGCCTCCGGGTGGCGCTCCCCCTCTCTACGGTCATGGCGGGGCCTAACAGGCTGTTCGTCGGTTTCGCGCTTTTCGGCATCGTCGGAGCCGTGGCGCTGGTTGCCTCGCTGGCCTTCTTCTCGCAACGGCTCTTTTCCTCTCTGGAGCTTCCCGGAGCGCTCTTCCGGCTGCGGCTCTCGGCGGACAAGGGGGCGGAAACCCTCTATCTCGACAACCGTTGCAGCCAGATTCTCGGGCAGAATGTTTCACGCAGGGATTTTCTGCCCTTCCTTCTCGGGGGACAGGCTTCCGGCCATCCCGGCAAACTGGAGCATGCCCTCACTGAGGCGGCCTCCCAGGGAAAGAGCTGGGAACACGAGACAACCGTGAGGGACGAAGACGGCGGAGAGCGGTGGATCCACGTGGTGGCTACCCCCGTGCAGACAGAGCGGGAGACGCTCTTCAGCGGTATCATCATGGATTTCTCCGAACGGAAACGGATGGAAGAGCAGCTCCGCGAAAAGGAGGAGCGCTACCGAACGGTCTTCGAGAACACCGGAGTGGCCACGCTGATCGTGGGGAGCGACACCACGATCCTGCAGGTGAACCGGCGTTTCGAGGAGATCACGGGCTACCCCAAGGGGGAGGTGGAAGGCAGGATCCGCTGGACAGAAATGGTGGCCGGGGAAGATCTGGAATGGATGCTGGAACAGCACCGTCTGCGACGCGCCAATGCGGGACAGGCGCTCACCAGCTACGAGTTCCACTACCATACAAAATCCGGGAAACGGCGTGCGGGGCAGCTCTCGATCGACATCATCCCCGGCACCAGCGAGAGCATCGCCTCGCTGGCGGACATCACGGAGATGAAGCACGCCCAGGACGAGCTCTACCGGCTGGCGTTCTACGACAAGCTCACCGGATTGCCCAACAAGATGATGCTGCTGCAGCAGGAGAACCGGATTCGCTCTCAATCCGCTCACCGCGAAGGATGTTCGGCAGCGCTGTTCATTGTGGATGTCCACCAGCTGAAGATGACCAACGACACCCTGGGGCACGATGCCGGCGACGAGCTGCTGCGGTCCGTAGCCGAACGGCTGCAGCAGGCGGTACCGGCAGGAGCCGGGGTCTTCCGCGTCGGCGACGACGAGTTCGGTGTCCTGGTCCAGGGGCTCGCGGAGGAAGAGGAGGCGGCGGCAATGGCCCGGCAGCTGGTCGGGGAGGTGGAAGGCCGGCGCTTTGCCATCAACCATCTTCTGCTCTTCCAGGGTGTCCATGTGGGGTACAGCTGCTTTCCCCAGGACGGCCGGAGCATCGACCGGCTGCTCCGGACCGCCGATATCGCTCTGCGCCAGGTCTGCTCCGAACCGGGGTCGAGTAAGACAGCCCGGTACGACCGCAGCCGGGACCGCGTCCGGGAGCACTTCTCTGCGGCGCAGGACATCCGGGAGGCCTTCCGGGAGGAACAGTTCCTTCTCTACTACCAGCCCCAGGTGGAGCTGGTCAGCGGCGAACGCATCGGAGCGGAAGCGCTGCTCCGATGGCACTCGCCCGAACGCGGCATCGTTCCGCCTGGCGAGTTCCTCCCCATTCTGGAGGAGACCCGCCTCATGGAGCAGGTGGGACAGTGGGTGGTCAGCCAGGCCGCCGGCGAACTGCAGCGACGGCACGAACGGGGCGTCACCATGCCCATGGTCACCGTCAACTGCTCCGCCCGGGAACTCTACAACCAGGAGACCCAGGATATGCTGCTCCAGGTCGCCGCGACCACAGCAGAACGGCCCTACTGCTTTGGTGTGGAGATCACCGAACAGGTCGCCATGGGCAATGTGGACGAGGTGGCCTCGCTGCTCCAACGGTTCTCGCAGGCGGGGCTGGTGGTCCTGCTGGACGATTTCGGTACGGGCTACTCGTCGCTGGAGCTGCTGCACCGGCTTCCTCTGGACATCGTCAAGATCGACAAGTCCTTCATCCGGCACATCGACCGGGACGACCGGGGATTCGCCATGGTGGAGGGGGTGCTCTCCCTCTGCCACGCCCTGGGGTTCACGGTCATGGCCGAGGGGATCGAGACGGAACTGCAGCGCGGGATCCTGACCAGCCTGGGCTGCGACTACGGCCAGGGCTACCTCTTCGGACGGCCCGCACCCCCGGACCTAGGTCCCTAATTTCGGCGGTCCGGGCTCGTGGAACCCGGACCGCCCTCATCTGCATTGTTATCGATCGCTCCCGCTTTGCCTCCTAATCGAAGTACTTCTGGTAGAGCCGCACCCTGTTGTCCGTGACCACCTCGTTGACCACCGCCAGAAGGTCCGGGGTGTTCTGCGGCATAGCCACGGCGTAGCGTTCCTTGGTCAGCCTTCCGGGAAGAATCTTGAGCCCCGGCACGTCCCTGGTAAGCATCTTGAGCATGGCTTCGTCGTAGACGCCGCACTCAGCCTCGCCGCCGGCGACGGCCTCCACAACAGCCTTCGGGGTGGGAACGTAGACCAGATCGCTCTTGTTCGCTACGGAGAGCGCCGCTTCCTCGCAGGTGGTGCCCTCCACCGTCGCGATGCTGTGTCCGCCAATATCCATGGGAGAGGTGATGGAAGAACCTTCCGGCACCAGAACGGTCTGACCGGTCATGAAATACCACTCCGAGAAGGTGCAGTGCTTGCCCCGCTCGTCGGTGACGGTGATGTCCGCCGCGACGATGTCGAAATCCGACCAGTCGTAGCCGGGGTCCCAGGCCCGGGCCACGCCGCCCGTCCAGGTCTCCTGCACCACGTGCTCGCACTCCACGCCGATCTTCTCGGCGATCAGAACCCCCAGCTCCACATCCAGTCCGTAGAGCTCGCCGTTTTCCCTCTCCTCACAGAACCCGGCGGCCATGTAGTGGCCTACCTTGATGACGCCGCGATCCTTGATCTCCTCCAATGTCGCTGCTCCGGCGATACCCGACACCAAACCGACTACCATCAACCCGCACAACGCTACCGCCACTAAACGCTTCATCGCTGCACATTCCCCCTTATGTTGCGTATGGTGTGGCTCTATCCGTCAGCGCGCCCCTGCGCGCCTCGGGCCTTCCGGATATCGGAGCGGTGCTCCCCGCCGTCCTCCTCCGGCAGCCCATTCCCCGCTCCATTGACAATCTTTTTGGCCCTGGTGAGCATATTGGGGTAGAGGTCCCCGGGGACAGCCTCCCGGCCCAGCGTCGAGGCCACCCTGTAGCGGGCGCACTCCCTCTTGTCGCCGCGGCAGTATCTCTCTTTATAGTAGGCGGCAAGCTCCCTGTCGTCCATGGTGAGACGGTCGTTGAAGAAGGGGCAGTCCCCGGCCAGCTCGCACGCTTCGCCCTCTCCCTCCGTCAGGAGAGCGCGCCGCTCCTCCAACGAGATCCTTGATCTCCGCAACCTGCCGGGAGATCTCCATATTCGAGGAGGTCACCGTCTGGATTGCCTCGGCGATCTCCTGGCCCGAAGAGGCCTGGCTTCGGGCCAGTTCTGCGCTCTGCGCCACAATATGTTCGAGTTGTCGGATATGCTCCAGCGTCTCCTCCATCTCCCGCTGCGCCTCGCCAGCCTGCCTGACGGCCTCGGCATGGACATCCCGCGACGTGTCGGTGGCCTCCATGGAGTGCCGGGCCTCCTCCTCGAGCCGCTCGATGAGACCACTGATCTCGCCTGCGGCGCTGCCGGATTGCTCGGCCAACTTCCGGACCTCCTCGGCGACCACGGCGAAGCCCCGCCCGTGTTCGCCGGCCCTGGCGGCCTCGATCGCCGCATTCAGCGCCAGGAGATTGGTCTGGTCGGCGATATTGGTGACGGTGGCCACAAAGCCGGTGATCTGCTCCACCGACTCCCAGAGCGACTGGAGACGCTCCCTGTTGCCGGTGGATCCCCGGTCGGCCTCGTTGATCCGTTCCACGGCTTGGGCAATCACACCGGCGGCGGCGGGGGCCCGCTCCTCGGCGGTCCTGGCATACTCGTTCCCCTCCTGGGCCGATGCGGCGGCGTTCTCCGCCGACGAGGAGACCTCCTGAACCCCAGCAGAGGTCTGCTGCAGGGAAGCGGAGGCGTTTTCGGTCTGTTCGGCGAGGCTCTCCACGGCCTTCTGAATCCGCTCCACGGCCCCGGCGGCGCTCCTGGCGCTCTCCGTAACCCGTCCTGTCCGCCGCACCGTGTCGCGCACCCGTTCCTGGGTCCGCCGGATGATCCCGCCGACCCGGCCAAGCACGGTCCCCAGCTCTCCGGCAAGGTGTCCGATCTCGTCCCGCCGTTCCAGACCGTAGTCGGCGGCCCGTACGGTGAGATCGCCGCCGCCGCTCCGCTGGAGCATCTGTTCCAGCCGTCTTGTGGGAACCGTGATGCTTCTGGACAGGAGGATCCCCAAGAGAAGCCCGATAACCACCGCAGTGACGGAAACGCCGATGATCATCCGCTCTATGGAGGCGAGCAATCCTTTCGACTGGACAGCCCTGCTGTCCATGGCGGCTACGGCGGCGTTCCGCTCGTCCCGGGCGGCCTCCATCGCTCTCCCCGCTTCCTCGCGGAGCCGGTCGCGGTACCCGGCGAGAGCTCGGAGCTCCTCCCTGATGGCCTCCAGCGCCCCGCGGGTAATGCCCAGGGCCTCGTCCATACCGGCCAGTGCCTGCTTGCCGGCCCTGGTGTAGGCCTCTTTGCGCATCGCAGCGATGCCTTCGCGGTGGTCTCCCAGGGGCGCGAGCAATCTCTCGTCGATCATGGCGGCGTCGCCTTCGGCTATAGCCTCCAGCAGGCCCGTCTCCAGCCCTTCGATCCCTCGGGATATCCGGGAAACCTTGACGATATGACCGACACGGTCGAGGATGGCCTCGTCCTCCATCCCCCACATCATCTCGTTTTTCAGCTCTTCCCGTTCGGTCCGGATCATCTCGCCCGCGGTCTGCGCAAGCCGCTCAAAGGCCGCTGCGGCCTTCTGCCGCTGATCTGCGAGACTGTGGATGGCCTCTCTGGTCCGCTGGGCTACATCTTTGAGACGATCGATGATGTCGGCGTCGCCGCCCAGCTTCTCCGCCCTCTCCAGCCCCTGCATCCCTTCCTGATAGAAACGTTGGGTGTTGGTCTCCGCATAGAAGATGAGGTCATCCACCGCTTTCGTGACCGCCTGGGCGAGCTCCGAACTCTCTTCGACCTTCTGTTCCACCGAGAGGATCCCGTCGATGGCAGCACCAATCTTGCCTGTCTGCCCCAGGGTGACGATCATCAGCAGTAGCAGTAATCCTATCGTCACCGCCTACGTGACGGTCAGACGTATGCCGATCCCCACATTCCCCGGTTTCAACCGCTCAAAAGACACCCTCTACCACCCCTATTCCGCAAACGCCGGCGTCGTTTTGCCAAAAAACCGGATGCATCGATCTCTCATAGCGAAATTTTATATTTTTGGTTAAAATGAGAAGGGGCCTACCTTCCGCATTCACCGTTCCAGATCGGCGGAACACCTCTCCTCGTCAAGCACCCCCAGAATGGCTTCCACCAGCTTGGCCCGGGTCAACGGTTTGAGGAGAAAGGAATGAGCCCCGGTCTCCTTCACCCTGTCCAATAACTCCTCATCACCCATGGTACTGATCATCACAATCTTCATCTCCGGGTGTTCCGCCAGCATCCGCTCGGCAGTGACAATCCCGTTCATAATGGGCATGGTGATATCGAGAAAAACAATATCCGGCGCATACTCCCTGGCCTTACGGATCCCCTCCTCGCCGTTGGATGCGAATCCGACAATCTCGACCCCCTTGATCCCCAGTTCGCGTTCCGCGATCTTGTGGATAAATGGGGAATCGTCAACCACCAACACCTTAACACTCTCGCCCACAACTTCCGCCTCCTTTCTTGCCCCTGTCCCCCCAATCTTCGGGACATATGCAG
Above is a window of Synergistales bacterium DNA encoding:
- a CDS encoding EAL domain-containing protein; this translates as MRWCLRVALPLSTVMAGPNRLFVGFALFGIVGAVALVASLAFFSQRLFSSLELPGALFRLRLSADKGAETLYLDNRCSQILGQNVSRRDFLPFLLGGQASGHPGKLEHALTEAASQGKSWEHETTVRDEDGGERWIHVVATPVQTERETLFSGIIMDFSERKRMEEQLREKEERYRTVFENTGVATLIVGSDTTILQVNRRFEEITGYPKGEVEGRIRWTEMVAGEDLEWMLEQHRLRRANAGQALTSYEFHYHTKSGKRRAGQLSIDIIPGTSESIASLADITEMKHAQDELYRLAFYDKLTGLPNKMMLLQQENRIRSQSAHREGCSAALFIVDVHQLKMTNDTLGHDAGDELLRSVAERLQQAVPAGAGVFRVGDDEFGVLVQGLAEEEEAAAMARQLVGEVEGRRFAINHLLLFQGVHVGYSCFPQDGRSIDRLLRTADIALRQVCSEPGSSKTARYDRSRDRVREHFSAAQDIREAFREEQFLLYYQPQVELVSGERIGAEALLRWHSPERGIVPPGEFLPILEETRLMEQVGQWVVSQAAGELQRRHERGVTMPMVTVNCSARELYNQETQDMLLQVAATTAERPYCFGVEITEQVAMGNVDEVASLLQRFSQAGLVVLLDDFGTGYSSLELLHRLPLDIVKIDKSFIRHIDRDDRGFAMVEGVLSLCHALGFTVMAEGIETELQRGILTSLGCDYGQGYLFGRPAPPDLGP
- a CDS encoding ABC transporter substrate-binding protein; the encoded protein is MKRLVAVALCGLMVVGLVSGIAGAATLEEIKDRGVIKVGHYMAAGFCEERENGELYGLDVELGVLIAEKIGVECEHVVQETWTGGVARAWDPGYDWSDFDIVAADITVTDERGKHCTFSEWYFMTGQTVLVPEGSSITSPMDIGGHSIATVEGTTCEEAALSVANKSDLVYVPTPKAVVEAVAGGEAECGVYDEAMLKMLTRDVPGLKILPGRLTKERYAVAMPQNTPDLLAVVNEVVTDNRVRLYQKYFD
- a CDS encoding methyl-accepting chemotaxis protein gives rise to the protein MTIGLLLLLMIVTLGQTGKIGAAIDGILSVEQKVEESSELAQAVTKAVDDLIFYAETNTQRFYQEGMQGLERAEKLGGDADIIDRLKDVAQRTREAIHSLADQRQKAAAAFERLAQTAGEMIRTEREELKNEMMWGMEDEAILDRVGHIVKVSRISRGIEGLETGLLEAIAEGDAAMIDERLLAPLGDHREGIAAMRKEAYTRAGKQALAGMDEALGITRGALEAIREELRALAGYRDRLREEAGRAMEAARDERNAAVAAMDSRAVQSKGLLASIERMIIGVSVTAVVIGLLLGILLSRSITVPTRRLEQMLQRSGGGDLTVRAADYGLERRDEIGHLAGELGTVLGRVGGIIRRTQERVRDTVRRTGRVTESARSAAGAVERIQKAVESLAEQTENASASLQQTSAGVQEVSSSAENAAASAQEGNEYARTAEERAPAAAGVIAQAVERINEADRGSTGNRERLQSLWESVEQITGFVATVTNIADQTNLLALNAAIEAARAGEHGRGFAVVAEEVRKLAEQSGSAAGEISGLIERLEEEARHSMEATDTSRDVHAEAVRQAGEAQREMEETLEHIRQLEHIVAQSAELARSQASSGQEIAEAIQTVTSSNMEISRQVAEIKDLVGGAARSPDGGRGRSVRAGRGLPLLQRPSHHGRQGACRLL
- a CDS encoding response regulator translates to MGESVKVLVVDDSPFIHKIAERELGIKGVEIVGFASNGEEGIRKAREYAPDIVFLDITMPIMNGIVTAERMLAEHPEMKIVMISTMGDEELLDRVKETGAHSFLLKPLTRAKLVEAILGVLDEERCSADLER